The region GCTTCAAGCTTCAAAGCATCCTCTTTGGTGAGTATGCCTATGTCCCTTGTCCTCATTTTTATGGTTTTGTCTTCCAGGAATAATTTTGCAACTTTGTCTAATAAATCCCTGTAATATTTTATCATCTCCCTTATCTTCGGCACATGTTCTTCCTTTATATCCCGTCTCACGCCGCCGTACATCATTATTGCCTTTGTAACCCTGTTGCCGTTAACCAGTTCGAGTATATCCATTACTTTTTCCCTTATCATCCATGTGTAATGAAGCAGGGAATCAAAGCCCAGCTCGTGGGCAGCCACACCGGCCCATAACAGATGGGAATGTATTCTCTCAAACTCGGATTGTATAACCCTGATATATTCCGCCCTTTCTGGCACTTCGATGTCAGCTATTTCCTCGACAGCCATGATCAAACAGGCGGGATGGGATAAATTGCATATGCCGCATATTCTCTCCGCAATGTATATCGTTTGAACAGGATTATTTCTATTCATCCCGATCCACTCTATACCCCTGTGATTCTGGCTGGCTGTGACATCCACATCTGTTATTTCCTCGCCGCTTATGGAACAGCTTATCAGTATCGGCTCCTTCAGAGCGGGATGAATCGGACCGATTGGTACAGTATACTTCATTCCTTCCACCCCTCGTAAAGTTTATTTGTTTTTTTGGGGGCTGTCTCATCCCTCCGCCAGGGGTAAACTCCTTCCGGAAAGTCCTCTGTAAGGAAAAGATGCCTTTTATCTTCCAGCCCCTTCACATCAACCCCCATCATTTCTATTATCTCTCTCTCTGAAAATGCAGTTCCGGGGATGATATCGGTCAAAGTAGGAACCCATAAGTCATTTTTTGGGACTGTGACTTTTAACGTTATGGGTATTTCCTCCATGAATTTTCCGTAATTTATAGAAAAATGGTAGTTCAACTCTACCGATTCTCCAATATCTGAAGGCGATATAACAGAAAAGTGTGGAAATTCATCTGCAATCTCGATAATATATTCAACTATCTCTTTAAGCCTGTCTCTCTCAATCTCTATCCACAAACTTTTCCTTTCAATTCTTTTCTTTACGCCCGTCATTTTTGTCTGCACTCTGGCATCAAGTCCTTTTTCCTTAAATGCATCAACCATTTCATCAACATTCATTTGCTCACCTTCCCTGCCCCCTCAAGAAATTCCCATGCTTTAACAACACCATGAATAATGGCCTCGGGCCTGGGAGGGCATCCCGGAACATAAATGCAGGTAGCATCTGGCAGTACTTTATTTATCGGCCCGGCGAGGTGATATGATTCGTGGAACACGCCACCAGTAATGCCGCAGCTGCCGACAACCAGAATAACTTTTGGATCGGGTGTCTGCTCATAAACCCTTTTAACTTTGTCTTTCATGTCATCGGTAATCGGCCCCGTAAATGCTATAACATCGGCATGCCGTGGCGAACCCACAAGCTTTATGCCAAAGCGTTCAACGTCATATCGCGGTGTCAAAGCCGCAACTATTTCTATATCACAGCCGTTGCAACTGCCGCTGTTTATGTGAAAAACCCAGAGAGCCTGCTTGAAAGACTTTGATATCACTTAATCACCTCCGGGATTATTATCACTACGAAAAATATGGCTGCCATCCCGATGAACCACAAAACGTAATCATTAACTATGCCCGTATGTATTTTTTTCATAAAATCGTAATATCCCTTTAATGTTTCCGTGAAACCCCAGTAAATGTTTCCAGCCTTTACATGCACTTGCTCTTTCGGCGGCTCTTTCAAGCCCGATAGAAAAGGCTTTACCTGCTCGCCCTTCTTATATTTTTTTTCTCCCATGCCCCATATTATATAGGCTATAAGAAAAGCGACAGTGAATGCCACCAGCCATAATATCGGCGACCAATATCCGCCTGTTGTTTCCAGAACCATTTATACACCTCCTATTACAGAATTTATATAACCTGCCTGATCCGCCAGTGCCTGGACGGCAGGATGGACTATATTGCTGACCACAATATCTGGGAATAAGCCGAACAGTATGATGCCGGCCGTCAGAATTGACATTCCCAGCAACATGCTCTTGGGCACTTCTCTTGCCTCGACGCCCTCCATGGGAGGACCCATGAATGCGGAGTGAAATACTTTAACAAAGGATGCAAGCGTGATGATGGAAACGAGCATGGCTATGATAGACAATATCGGGCTGACATGATAAGCTGATTCGTATATAAGCAGTTTTGATGCAAAGCCATTAAATGGCGGTATGCCGGCAATCGCCAGTGCACCTATGATAAAAAATACGGTTGTACATTTCATGGAATGGGCCAGACCACCCATTTCGTTAAGGTTGCGTGTCCCGATCCTGTAAAATATTGCTCCGGCCGTGAGGAAAAGCAGTCCTTTGTACATGGCATGGTTTATGATATGGAATATGCCCCCTTCCATTGCTTTCATGCCATAAGTATCAAAATCCGATTGCCCAAGCAAATACAGGCCCACGCCGACGCCCAGCAGCATGTACCCCGTCTGGCTTATGGCATGGTAGGACATCAAACGTTTTATGTCCTTCTGGGGCAGTGCCATCGTAACTCCGACGAACATGGAAAGCAGTCCGAGAGCGATTATTATTATGCCTATTGTTGTCAAATTAAGCGTCATGCCGTATAATGTGAAGCAAACCCTGAATAAAGCATACAGGCTTACCTGGCTTGCAACTACAAGCATCGCCGTTATCGGGGCGGGGGCAATCGTATAAGCATCGGGCGTCCACATGTGCATGGGTACGGCACCGCATTTCATGGCAAAGGCCGCAACGAGCAATGCCAGGGCTATCTTATCCAGCACGGTATATTTCATAACGCTCGCTAAAGCCGCCATATTCAACAGATTGTATTGGCCATATAATAGCCCTATAGAAAATAGAACCATAAGGGCCCCCAGTGAAGAAATCACGATGTACTTGAATGCACCCTCCACCGCATCGCCATGGTAGAAACGGAATGCAATGAGCCCTGCCGATGAAATTGAAAGGATTTCCAGAAATACAAATAGGTTGAATATATCGCCGGTGAACTCCATGCCTATCATACCCACTACCATGAGTAAGAGAAGGGTATAATATCTCCCCTGTCCTGTCTCCTTTTTTACAAAGGCAATGGAGTAAAAAGCTGCAGCCAGTGAAATGGTGGTACTTATCAATCCCATGAATGCACCCATGCCGTCTACTTCAAACACGATTCTAACCGGCACGGCCGCCTGGGCAGGTATGGCAGCAGCTGGATTTGAAGCACCCATGACATACACATGGGTA is a window of Candidatus Thermoplasmatota archaeon DNA encoding:
- a CDS encoding hydrogenase; its protein translation is MVLETTGGYWSPILWLVAFTVAFLIAYIIWGMGEKKYKKGEQVKPFLSGLKEPPKEQVHVKAGNIYWGFTETLKGYYDFMKKIHTGIVNDYVLWFIGMAAIFFVVIIIPEVIK
- a CDS encoding NADH-quinone oxidoreductase subunit B family protein, which gives rise to MISKSFKQALWVFHINSGSCNGCDIEIVAALTPRYDVERFGIKLVGSPRHADVIAFTGPITDDMKDKVKRVYEQTPDPKVILVVGSCGITGGVFHESYHLAGPINKVLPDATCIYVPGCPPRPEAIIHGVVKAWEFLEGAGKVSK
- a CDS encoding nickel-dependent hydrogenase large subunit — protein: MKYTVPIGPIHPALKEPILISCSISGEEITDVDVTASQNHRGIEWIGMNRNNPVQTIYIAERICGICNLSHPACLIMAVEEIADIEVPERAEYIRVIQSEFERIHSHLLWAGVAAHELGFDSLLHYTWMIREKVMDILELVNGNRVTKAIMMYGGVRRDIKEEHVPKIREMIKYYRDLLDKVAKLFLEDKTIKMRTRDIGILTKEDALKLEAVGPTARASGVKKDVRQDTPYFAYPDFDVKAITPDMLTGETVGDTYDRIVVRLLEVKQSVEIIEKALDEMPSGDIISEEKIPKLLAKIKKSEGEAMGRHEAPRGEDIHYVKLKKGYDSLYTWKVRAPTYSNIMSWKPMLMHHQIADIPIVAASIDPCVSCTNRAVVVENNEKKMLTAEDLHNLSIKKTKEMMK
- a CDS encoding proton-conducting transporter membrane subunit, with the protein product MNWLLMHSSALLIAIPLFAAFLAPLIDRVNKKAMNVFVIAVLIITQIIMMILAWDVFTGITHVYVMGASNPAAAIPAQAAVPVRIVFEVDGMGAFMGLISTTISLAAAFYSIAFVKKETGQGRYYTLLLLMVVGMIGMEFTGDIFNLFVFLEILSISSAGLIAFRFYHGDAVEGAFKYIVISSLGALMVLFSIGLLYGQYNLLNMAALASVMKYTVLDKIALALLVAAFAMKCGAVPMHMWTPDAYTIAPAPITAMLVVASQVSLYALFRVCFTLYGMTLNLTTIGIIIIALGLLSMFVGVTMALPQKDIKRLMSYHAISQTGYMLLGVGVGLYLLGQSDFDTYGMKAMEGGIFHIINHAMYKGLLFLTAGAIFYRIGTRNLNEMGGLAHSMKCTTVFFIIGALAIAGIPPFNGFASKLLIYESAYHVSPILSIIAMLVSIITLASFVKVFHSAFMGPPMEGVEAREVPKSMLLGMSILTAGIILFGLFPDIVVSNIVHPAVQALADQAGYINSVIGGV
- a CDS encoding NADH-quinone oxidoreductase subunit C, translated to MNVDEMVDAFKEKGLDARVQTKMTGVKKRIERKSLWIEIERDRLKEIVEYIIEIADEFPHFSVISPSDIGESVELNYHFSINYGKFMEEIPITLKVTVPKNDLWVPTLTDIIPGTAFSEREIIEMMGVDVKGLEDKRHLFLTEDFPEGVYPWRRDETAPKKTNKLYEGWKE